A single region of the Solwaraspora sp. WMMD406 genome encodes:
- the pcrA gene encoding DNA helicase PcrA, with translation MHPLFETPAAPSVPVAPDSPTAGRRHGDESAAGRWDRDESAVVDPAGGGERSDRSLAGAALLTGLNGPQRDAVTHAGGPLLIVAGAGSGKTKVLTHRIAHLLAARQVHPGQILAITFTNKAAGELKERVGGLVGPRARMMWVSTFHSACVRILRSEHEHAGLKSTFSIYDADDSRRLMQLVARELDLDPKRHPARGLATQVSNLKNELVDPEEFADRASGPNERAVAEAYTLYQRRLREAHALDFDDLIMTTVHLLQAHPHVAGNYRRRFRHVLVDEYQDTNHAQYQLIKELVGDGSDGVDPGELCVVGDADQSIYAFRGATIRNILEFERDFADARTILLEQNYRSTQTILTAANAVITNNSGRKPKRLWSDQGDGEPIVGYVADTEHAEADWVARRIDRLCDDTGARPGDMAVFYRTNAQSRVFEEVFIRVGLPYKVVGGVRFYERKEVRDALAYLRAVVNDDDTVSIRRILNTPRRGIGERAEACVEALAARDRISFGAALRRAADAPGISTRAANGIADFVALLDETRDRLATATPEEALESVLLRSGYLTELEESLDPQDAGRVENLQELVSVAREYTERVEASDEPATVAGFLEQVALVADADQVPEDDPDHQGVVTLMTLHTAKGLEFPVVFLTGLEDGVFPHLRALGDTRELEEERRLAYVGITRARQRLHLSRAVTRSAWGQPAYNPPSRFLAELPAELVTWERTEAAYTSWSGTGGGVGGRSGGGDRTLVARGGGFAGGTPKAARLAQRLGVDASRLSTASELPAAPKVSAGDRVNHQRYGMGRVLAVEGHGPGTRAQIDFGDQTMWLVLRHAPIEKL, from the coding sequence ATGCATCCTCTCTTCGAAACCCCAGCAGCCCCGTCTGTTCCCGTGGCACCGGATTCGCCGACGGCCGGCCGGCGACACGGCGACGAGTCCGCCGCCGGCCGGTGGGACCGTGACGAGTCCGCCGTGGTGGACCCGGCCGGTGGCGGCGAGCGGTCCGACCGGTCGCTGGCCGGGGCGGCGCTGCTGACCGGTCTCAACGGGCCGCAACGGGACGCGGTCACCCACGCCGGCGGTCCGCTGCTCATCGTCGCCGGAGCGGGATCGGGCAAGACCAAGGTGCTCACCCACCGCATCGCGCACCTGCTGGCCGCCCGGCAGGTGCACCCTGGTCAGATCCTGGCCATCACGTTCACCAACAAGGCCGCCGGCGAGCTCAAGGAGCGGGTCGGCGGGCTGGTCGGCCCACGGGCCCGGATGATGTGGGTATCCACGTTCCACTCCGCCTGCGTACGGATCCTGCGCTCCGAGCACGAGCACGCCGGCCTGAAGTCGACGTTCTCCATCTACGACGCCGACGATTCGCGGCGACTGATGCAGTTGGTCGCCCGCGAGCTCGACCTGGATCCGAAACGGCATCCGGCTCGTGGCCTCGCGACCCAGGTGTCCAACCTCAAGAACGAACTGGTGGATCCGGAGGAGTTCGCCGACCGCGCCAGCGGCCCGAACGAGCGGGCGGTCGCGGAGGCGTACACGTTGTACCAACGCCGGCTGCGGGAAGCACACGCGTTGGACTTCGACGATCTGATCATGACGACCGTGCATCTGCTGCAGGCGCATCCGCACGTCGCCGGCAACTACCGGCGCCGGTTCCGGCACGTGCTGGTCGACGAATACCAGGACACCAACCACGCCCAGTACCAGTTGATCAAGGAGCTGGTGGGGGACGGTTCGGACGGGGTCGACCCCGGTGAGCTCTGCGTCGTCGGCGACGCCGACCAGTCGATCTACGCCTTCCGAGGGGCGACGATCCGCAACATCCTGGAGTTCGAACGCGACTTCGCCGACGCCCGGACCATCCTGCTGGAGCAGAACTACCGCTCCACCCAGACCATCCTCACCGCCGCCAACGCGGTGATCACCAACAACAGCGGACGCAAGCCCAAGCGGCTGTGGAGCGATCAGGGCGACGGCGAACCGATCGTCGGCTACGTCGCCGACACCGAGCACGCCGAAGCCGACTGGGTCGCCCGGCGGATCGACCGGCTCTGCGACGACACCGGGGCCCGCCCGGGGGACATGGCGGTCTTCTACCGCACCAACGCCCAGTCCCGGGTCTTCGAGGAGGTGTTCATCCGGGTCGGCCTGCCCTACAAGGTGGTCGGCGGGGTGCGCTTCTACGAACGCAAAGAAGTACGCGACGCACTGGCGTACCTGCGGGCGGTGGTCAACGACGACGACACCGTGAGCATCCGGCGGATCCTCAACACGCCACGGCGGGGGATCGGCGAGCGGGCCGAGGCGTGCGTCGAGGCACTGGCCGCCCGGGACCGGATCTCCTTCGGCGCGGCGCTGCGGCGGGCCGCCGACGCCCCCGGCATCTCCACCCGGGCGGCGAACGGGATCGCCGACTTCGTCGCGTTGCTGGACGAGACCCGCGACCGGCTCGCCACCGCCACCCCGGAGGAGGCGCTGGAGTCGGTCCTGCTGCGCTCCGGCTACCTGACCGAGTTGGAGGAGAGCCTCGACCCGCAGGACGCCGGCCGGGTGGAAAACCTCCAGGAGCTGGTCAGCGTGGCCCGCGAGTACACCGAGCGGGTCGAGGCGTCCGACGAGCCGGCCACCGTCGCCGGGTTCCTGGAGCAGGTCGCGCTGGTCGCCGACGCCGACCAGGTGCCCGAGGACGACCCCGACCATCAGGGCGTGGTCACCCTGATGACCCTGCACACGGCGAAGGGTCTGGAGTTCCCGGTGGTCTTCCTGACCGGCCTGGAAGACGGCGTGTTCCCGCACCTGCGGGCGCTCGGCGACACCCGGGAGCTGGAGGAGGAACGCAGGCTGGCCTACGTCGGGATCACCCGGGCCCGGCAGCGCCTGCACCTGTCCCGGGCGGTGACCCGGTCGGCGTGGGGGCAGCCGGCCTACAATCCGCCGTCGCGGTTCCTCGCCGAACTGCCGGCCGAGCTGGTCACCTGGGAACGGACCGAGGCCGCGTACACGTCGTGGTCCGGCACCGGCGGAGGGGTCGGCGGCCGGTCCGGCGGCGGGGACCGCACGCTCGTCGCGCGGGGTGGCGGCTTCGCCGGCGGTACGCCGAAAGCGGCCCGCCTGGCCCAGCGCCTCGGCGTGGACGCCAGCCGGCTCAGCACCGCCAGCGAGTTGCCGGCCGCCCCCAAGGTGTCGGCGGGCGACCGGGTCAACCACCAGCGGTACGGCATGGGCCGGGTGCTGGCGGTCGAGGGGCACGGGCCCGGGACCAGAGCGCAGATCGACTTCGGCGACCAGACCATGTGGCTGGTGCTGCGCCACGCGCCGATCGAGAAGCTCTGA
- a CDS encoding M23 family metallopeptidase, whose product MSHPESPENAESGAARRTRPGHPAAPARHRATGGPRRLAARRLPAIARDGLGQLGRLARQLPAAADLGRRSHGRGRTLAVAAAAALALGVAGVATATTGGPPETDPAGGGITSAAQDRAGAADRADRSDRSARDGGGAATTPGGSTTPDGSTTAPDSDSSAPQTGFGEAPATSPADDPDATPGEQPAEPTDPAAEQAEAAASDTAAAAAEAPSPAAPSPTPDWVSPMPGAQTTSCYGQRWGVLHAGVDLAMPAGTQVLAAGAGTVQVAGWAYTGYGISVVIDHGDGILTHYAHLSATAVSVGDQVTPGQVIGSEGSTGDSTGPHLHFEVHAGLWNQLDPAPWMRERGVDLGC is encoded by the coding sequence GTGTCGCACCCAGAGTCACCGGAGAACGCCGAGTCAGGCGCCGCTCGGCGTACCCGGCCCGGTCACCCTGCCGCGCCGGCCCGTCATCGCGCCACCGGCGGACCGCGCCGGTTGGCGGCCCGACGGCTGCCCGCCATCGCCCGGGACGGCCTCGGTCAGCTTGGCCGACTCGCCCGGCAACTGCCCGCAGCGGCCGACCTCGGTCGCCGGTCGCACGGCCGTGGCCGTACCCTCGCGGTCGCCGCGGCCGCCGCCCTCGCGCTCGGGGTCGCCGGGGTGGCCACAGCCACGACAGGCGGACCACCGGAAACCGATCCCGCCGGCGGTGGGATCACCAGCGCCGCCCAGGACCGAGCAGGTGCCGCCGACCGAGCCGACCGCTCCGACCGCTCCGCCCGAGACGGCGGCGGGGCCGCGACGACCCCCGGCGGGTCGACGACACCGGATGGGTCGACCACCGCCCCGGACAGCGACTCCTCCGCGCCGCAGACCGGGTTCGGCGAAGCACCAGCCACCTCACCGGCCGACGACCCCGACGCGACGCCTGGGGAACAGCCCGCCGAACCGACCGATCCGGCCGCTGAGCAGGCCGAAGCGGCAGCCAGCGACACCGCGGCCGCAGCGGCCGAGGCACCGAGCCCGGCCGCGCCCAGCCCGACGCCGGACTGGGTCAGCCCGATGCCCGGCGCCCAGACCACGTCCTGCTACGGCCAGCGCTGGGGGGTCTTGCACGCCGGAGTCGATCTGGCCATGCCCGCCGGCACCCAGGTCCTGGCCGCCGGCGCCGGCACGGTGCAGGTCGCGGGCTGGGCCTACACCGGGTACGGCATCTCCGTGGTCATCGACCACGGCGACGGCATCCTGACCCACTACGCGCACCTGTCGGCGACCGCCGTGTCGGTCGGCGATCAGGTCACGCCGGGCCAGGTCATCGGCTCCGAAGGATCGACCGGCGACTCCACCGGGCCGCACCTGCACTTCGAGGTCCACGCCGGGCTGTGGAACCAGCTCGACCCGGCACCCTGGATGCGTGAGCGCGGGGTCGACCTCGGCTGCTGA
- a CDS encoding M23 family metallopeptidase, which produces MRQRLSAEPDRYRGRRRVPTPPRSRYAAVMTTAVVGAGVVALGASAMPDAKTLSPAALADLESTVALSDQALERAEDADRASRDTERVPATSMTQAAPDVWMLPLRGYTFTSPYGMRWGKLHAGVDLAAPEGTAFHSIHSGTVTLAGWNGGYGYCVIVKHDDGTEAVYGHASQLRVTAGQRVEAGDLLGDVGNTGHSYGAHLHLEVHVNGEPKDPIPWLRDKGVDIKLQVEAIYGGVVEP; this is translated from the coding sequence GTGCGCCAGCGTTTGTCAGCAGAGCCCGATAGATATCGGGGTCGCCGCCGCGTACCCACCCCACCGCGCAGCCGCTACGCCGCCGTGATGACCACTGCCGTGGTCGGTGCCGGCGTCGTCGCGCTCGGTGCCAGCGCGATGCCGGACGCCAAGACCCTCAGCCCGGCCGCGCTGGCCGACCTGGAAAGCACCGTCGCTTTGAGCGACCAGGCGCTGGAGCGTGCCGAGGACGCCGACCGCGCGTCCCGCGACACCGAACGAGTCCCGGCGACGTCGATGACGCAGGCCGCGCCGGACGTCTGGATGCTGCCACTGCGCGGCTACACCTTCACCTCCCCGTACGGGATGCGGTGGGGCAAGCTGCACGCCGGGGTCGACCTGGCCGCCCCGGAAGGCACCGCGTTCCACTCGATCCACTCGGGCACGGTCACGCTCGCCGGCTGGAACGGCGGCTACGGCTACTGCGTCATCGTCAAACACGACGACGGCACCGAGGCGGTCTACGGCCACGCCTCTCAGCTGCGGGTCACCGCCGGACAGCGTGTCGAGGCCGGCGACCTGCTCGGCGACGTCGGCAACACCGGCCACTCGTACGGTGCCCACCTGCATCTCGAGGTCCATGTCAATGGCGAGCCCAAGGACCCGATCCCGTGGCTGCGCGACAAGGGAGTGGACATCAAGCTACAAGTCGAGGCAATCTACGGTGGAGTAGTCGAGCCGTAA
- a CDS encoding cobalamin B12-binding domain-containing protein, giving the protein MGTRIRVVVAKPGLDGHDRGVKVVARALRDAGIEVIYTGLHQTPEQIVETAIQEDADAIGLSVLSGAHLTLFRRLLDLLRERDAADIVVFGGGIIPDDDIAELTRLGVARIFTPGASTAAIVDWVRQHVPAQVG; this is encoded by the coding sequence ATGGGAACCCGAATCCGAGTGGTGGTGGCCAAGCCGGGTCTGGATGGACACGACCGGGGCGTCAAAGTGGTGGCCAGAGCGTTACGCGACGCCGGTATCGAGGTCATCTACACCGGGCTCCACCAGACTCCCGAACAGATCGTGGAGACCGCCATCCAGGAGGACGCGGACGCGATCGGGCTATCGGTCCTCTCCGGGGCCCACCTGACACTGTTCCGCCGACTGCTTGACCTGCTCCGCGAACGCGACGCCGCCGACATCGTCGTCTTCGGAGGCGGCATCATTCCCGACGACGACATCGCCGAGCTCACCCGACTCGGCGTCGCCCGGATCTTCACCCCGGGGGCGAGCACCGCCGCCATCGTCGACTGGGTTCGCCAGCACGTACCGGCTCAGGTCGGCTGA
- the sucC gene encoding ADP-forming succinate--CoA ligase subunit beta, which produces MDLYEYQGRELFERHGLPVLAGGVATTPEEARAIADRLGGRVVVKAQVKVGGRGKAGGVKLAEDAEEAVTHATNILGMDIKGHTVHKVMLTVTADITEEYYLSYLLDRANRTFLCIASVAGGMDIEQVAAETPDRVAKIAIDATVGVDEAKASEIVAAAGFPAELADQITEIAVRLWQAFVAEDATLVEVNPLARTTEGRVLCLDAKVTLDENAGFRHPDHEAMVDQSAVDPLEQRAKEKDLNYVKLDGSVGIIGNGAGLVMSTLDVVAYAGEAHGGVKPANFLDIGGGASAAVMANGLEIVLSDPDVRSVFVNVFGGITACDEVANGIVQALTLLDQRGETVTKPLVVRLDGNNAEAGRAILDGAANPLVERVDTMDGAAERAAQLAAAASGRPEGL; this is translated from the coding sequence GTGGACCTGTACGAGTACCAGGGGCGCGAGCTGTTCGAGCGACACGGGTTGCCCGTGCTCGCCGGCGGCGTCGCCACCACCCCGGAAGAGGCCCGCGCGATCGCCGATCGCCTCGGCGGCCGTGTCGTGGTCAAGGCCCAGGTCAAGGTCGGTGGTCGCGGCAAAGCGGGCGGCGTCAAGCTGGCCGAGGACGCCGAAGAGGCGGTGACGCACGCCACCAACATCCTCGGCATGGACATCAAAGGCCACACCGTCCACAAGGTGATGCTGACCGTCACGGCGGACATCACCGAGGAGTACTACCTCTCCTACCTGCTGGACCGGGCCAACCGCACCTTCCTCTGCATCGCCAGCGTGGCTGGCGGCATGGACATCGAGCAGGTCGCCGCCGAGACACCAGACCGGGTCGCGAAGATCGCCATCGACGCCACCGTCGGGGTGGACGAGGCCAAGGCCAGTGAGATCGTGGCCGCCGCCGGGTTCCCGGCCGAGCTCGCCGACCAGATCACCGAGATCGCCGTACGGCTGTGGCAGGCCTTCGTCGCCGAGGACGCCACGCTGGTCGAGGTCAACCCGCTGGCGCGGACGACCGAGGGCCGGGTGCTCTGCCTGGACGCCAAGGTCACCCTCGACGAGAACGCCGGCTTCCGGCACCCCGACCACGAGGCCATGGTCGACCAGTCGGCGGTCGACCCGCTGGAGCAGCGGGCCAAGGAAAAGGACCTCAACTACGTCAAGCTGGACGGGTCGGTCGGCATCATCGGCAACGGCGCGGGCCTGGTCATGTCCACTCTCGACGTGGTGGCCTACGCCGGCGAGGCGCACGGCGGGGTCAAACCGGCGAACTTCCTCGACATCGGCGGTGGTGCCAGCGCGGCCGTCATGGCCAACGGCCTGGAGATCGTGCTCTCCGACCCGGACGTGCGAAGCGTGTTCGTCAACGTCTTCGGCGGGATCACCGCCTGCGACGAGGTCGCCAACGGGATCGTCCAAGCGCTCACTCTGCTCGACCAGCGTGGCGAAACGGTCACCAAGCCGCTGGTCGTCCGCCTCGACGGCAACAACGCCGAAGCCGGCCGGGCCATCCTGGACGGAGCAGCCAACCCCCTCGTGGAGCGGGTCGACACCATGGACGGAGCGGCCGAGCGGGCCGCGCAGCTGGCCGCAGCGGCGTCCGGCCGCCCGGAAGGACTGTGA
- the sucD gene encoding succinate--CoA ligase subunit alpha, giving the protein MAIWLTKDSKVIVQGMTGSEGSKHTRRMLAAGTTVVGGVNPRKAGQHVEFGDTRLPVFAGVGEAMKETGADVTVIFVPPAFCKAAVIEAIDAEIPLAVVITEGIPVHDSTAFWAHNVANGNKTRVIGPNCPGIASPEASNAGIIPADITPAGRIGLVSKSGTLTYQLMYELRDIGFSTCVGIGGDPVIGTTHIDALAAFQNDPETDAIVMIGEIGGDAEERAAEFIKANVTKPVVGYIAGFTAPPGKTMGHAGAIISGSAGTADAKQAALEAAGVKVGRTPSETARLMRQVVTNAG; this is encoded by the coding sequence ATGGCGATCTGGCTGACCAAGGACTCCAAGGTCATCGTGCAGGGGATGACCGGATCCGAAGGCTCCAAGCACACCCGGCGGATGCTCGCCGCCGGCACCACCGTCGTCGGTGGCGTCAACCCGCGCAAGGCAGGCCAGCACGTCGAGTTCGGCGACACCCGGCTGCCCGTCTTCGCCGGTGTCGGCGAGGCGATGAAAGAGACCGGCGCGGACGTCACGGTCATCTTCGTGCCGCCGGCCTTCTGCAAGGCCGCCGTCATCGAAGCAATCGACGCGGAGATCCCCCTCGCGGTCGTGATCACCGAAGGCATCCCGGTGCACGACTCGACCGCGTTCTGGGCCCACAACGTGGCCAATGGCAACAAGACCCGCGTCATCGGCCCCAACTGCCCGGGCATCGCCTCGCCGGAAGCGTCCAACGCCGGCATCATCCCAGCCGACATCACCCCGGCCGGCCGGATCGGGCTGGTCAGCAAGAGCGGCACCCTGACCTACCAGCTGATGTACGAGCTGCGCGACATCGGCTTCTCGACCTGTGTCGGCATCGGCGGCGACCCGGTGATCGGCACCACCCACATCGACGCGCTCGCGGCTTTCCAGAACGACCCGGAGACCGACGCGATCGTCATGATCGGCGAGATCGGCGGCGACGCCGAGGAACGGGCCGCCGAGTTCATCAAAGCCAACGTCACCAAGCCGGTCGTCGGCTACATCGCCGGATTCACCGCCCCGCCCGGCAAGACCATGGGGCACGCTGGCGCGATCATCTCCGGATCCGCCGGTACGGCCGACGCCAAGCAGGCCGCGCTGGAAGCCGCCGGGGTCAAGGTCGGTCGTACGCCGAGCGAGACCGCCCGGCTGATGCGACAGGTCGTCACCAACGCTGGCTGA
- a CDS encoding DUF6350 family protein — MAAHPPDQAPRSSDRDDRDGAVRPARAAPSRRGGRAPLAVAATVAACWAAVLSYLPVAFVMWLIRLAEGDSSIGEAARIGLAGWLLGHGVPLDTPTGPFGLPPLMLSLFAAWRIGRAGVHTSRAIGARHSGSVVRAATVAVAVGLVYGGLGSLAALAAATTVTQVDPVRAGLGLALFGALGALVGAVQTTGAFHRLADRCPAVLRHGTRTGLIAASLVLAAGAAAAGLSVAVSGGDAADTIGAYRAGVAGQAGMTLLSLAYAPNVMVWSAAYLLGPGFALGADTAVRTSEVTLGSLPAVPLFAGLPNGPAGGLSAALLALPVLAGMTAGWVLARRWTSDGGRRRSGSTPLQMRTPLQMRQSEAGTPVGWTSLLLGAAIGGPVAGLVLGTAATVSGGPLGAGRLAEIGPIGWQVALVASLVVTVGSVVGAAAARAVAAPATG, encoded by the coding sequence ATGGCAGCCCACCCCCCGGACCAGGCGCCACGATCATCCGATCGGGATGACCGTGACGGTGCCGTCCGGCCAGCGCGGGCCGCGCCGTCGCGCCGGGGCGGCCGCGCCCCGCTCGCCGTCGCCGCGACGGTCGCCGCCTGCTGGGCGGCGGTGCTCTCCTACCTGCCGGTCGCGTTCGTGATGTGGCTGATCCGGCTCGCCGAGGGCGACTCCTCGATCGGCGAGGCGGCCCGGATCGGACTCGCCGGGTGGCTGCTCGGGCACGGCGTACCACTCGACACCCCGACCGGCCCCTTCGGCCTGCCGCCGCTGATGCTCAGCCTGTTCGCCGCCTGGCGGATCGGTCGGGCCGGCGTCCACACCAGCCGTGCGATCGGCGCCCGGCACAGTGGATCGGTGGTCCGCGCCGCGACCGTGGCGGTCGCTGTCGGCCTCGTCTACGGCGGGCTCGGGTCGCTCGCGGCACTTGCCGCCGCGACCACCGTCACCCAGGTCGACCCGGTGCGTGCCGGCCTGGGCCTGGCGCTGTTCGGCGCGTTGGGTGCCCTGGTCGGAGCCGTGCAGACGACGGGCGCGTTCCATCGGCTGGCCGACCGCTGCCCGGCCGTGTTGCGCCACGGGACACGGACCGGTCTGATCGCCGCGTCGTTGGTACTTGCCGCCGGTGCCGCCGCGGCCGGCCTGTCCGTGGCGGTGAGCGGCGGGGACGCCGCCGACACGATCGGCGCCTACCGGGCCGGGGTGGCCGGTCAGGCCGGAATGACCCTGCTCAGCCTGGCGTACGCGCCGAACGTCATGGTGTGGTCCGCAGCGTACCTGCTGGGCCCGGGGTTCGCCCTCGGTGCCGACACGGCCGTACGCACCAGCGAAGTGACCCTGGGCAGCCTGCCGGCGGTGCCGCTCTTCGCGGGCCTACCGAACGGTCCGGCCGGCGGCCTCAGCGCCGCGCTCCTGGCGCTGCCGGTACTGGCCGGGATGACCGCCGGATGGGTACTGGCCCGGCGCTGGACGTCCGACGGCGGCCGGCGGCGGTCCGGGTCGACGCCGCTTCAGATGAGGACGCCGCTTCAGATGAGACAGTCGGAGGCCGGCACGCCGGTCGGCTGGACCAGCCTGCTGCTCGGCGCCGCGATCGGCGGGCCGGTCGCCGGACTGGTTCTCGGCACCGCCGCCACCGTTTCCGGCGGGCCGCTCGGCGCTGGCCGGCTGGCCGAGATCGGGCCGATCGGCTGGCAGGTCGCGCTGGTGGCCAGCCTGGTGGTGACCGTCGGGTCGGTGGTCGGCGCGGCGGCGGCCCGAGCAGTCGCCGCACCGGCGACCGGCTGA
- a CDS encoding DUF4190 domain-containing protein has translation MQPGYPGQDPYGQQPQQPQDPTSSPYSDPYGQPQQPYSPPVSGDPAYGQPTSGQPAYGQPTSGQPAYGQPTSGQPYGQPQPYGQQPGQPYQDPYAQQPVPGQPYPAPGYGAPGPQKNNMLGLIGMIVGISSIVLALCCPLLGIPAAIAGVILGFLGRNKADQGLADNRGQAMAGLICGAVGIVLGIANAIAGVVLQTGGGLNF, from the coding sequence GTGCAGCCCGGCTACCCAGGCCAGGATCCGTACGGTCAGCAGCCCCAGCAGCCCCAGGATCCGACGTCATCGCCCTACTCCGACCCGTACGGTCAGCCGCAGCAGCCGTACTCGCCACCGGTCTCCGGAGACCCGGCGTACGGCCAGCCCACCTCGGGCCAGCCCGCGTACGGCCAGCCCACCTCAGGCCAGCCCGCGTACGGCCAGCCCACCTCAGGGCAACCGTACGGTCAGCCGCAGCCCTACGGACAACAGCCTGGCCAGCCCTACCAGGACCCGTACGCCCAGCAGCCAGTACCGGGTCAGCCCTATCCCGCACCCGGCTACGGCGCTCCCGGGCCGCAGAAGAACAACATGCTCGGCCTGATCGGCATGATCGTCGGCATCTCGTCGATCGTGCTGGCCCTGTGCTGCCCGTTGCTGGGCATCCCGGCCGCGATCGCCGGCGTGATCCTCGGCTTCCTCGGCCGCAACAAGGCCGACCAGGGCCTGGCCGACAACCGGGGCCAGGCGATGGCCGGTCTGATCTGCGGCGCGGTCGGCATCGTGCTCGGCATCGCCAACGCGATCGCCGGAGTGGTGCTGCAGACCGGCGGCGGTCTCAACTTCTGA
- the purN gene encoding phosphoribosylglycinamide formyltransferase: MTSSPARLVVLVSGSGTNLQALLDASADPAYGAVVVAVGADRDGIAGLDRAKAAGIPTFVTVVANHPSRADWDAALTAEVAAYQPDLVVSAGFLKLVGARFLAAFGDRYVNTHNSLLPAFPGMHGPRDALAYGVKLAGATLFFVDAGVDTGPIIAQVAVPVEPDDDEASLTERIKQAERAQLVEYVGRLVRSGWTISHRKVTIR, from the coding sequence GTGACCTCGTCCCCCGCCCGACTCGTGGTGCTGGTCTCCGGTTCCGGCACCAACCTGCAGGCACTGCTCGACGCCAGTGCGGACCCGGCGTACGGCGCCGTCGTGGTGGCCGTGGGGGCGGACCGGGACGGCATCGCCGGCCTCGACCGGGCGAAGGCGGCCGGGATACCCACCTTCGTCACGGTGGTCGCCAACCATCCGAGTCGGGCGGACTGGGACGCCGCGCTGACCGCCGAGGTCGCCGCGTACCAGCCCGATCTGGTGGTGTCGGCCGGTTTCCTCAAACTCGTCGGTGCACGGTTCCTCGCCGCCTTCGGCGATCGCTACGTCAACACCCACAACTCGCTGCTGCCGGCGTTCCCCGGCATGCACGGCCCCCGTGACGCGCTCGCCTACGGCGTCAAGCTGGCCGGCGCCACCCTCTTCTTCGTCGACGCGGGTGTCGACACCGGTCCGATCATCGCGCAGGTGGCGGTCCCGGTGGAACCGGACGACGACGAAGCGAGCCTTACCGAACGGATCAAGCAAGCCGAGCGGGCACAACTGGTCGAGTACGTCGGCCGACTGGTCCGGTCCGGTTGGACCATCTCGCACCGAAAGGTCACCATCCGATGA